One part of the Bacteroidia bacterium genome encodes these proteins:
- a CDS encoding IS110 family transposase, translated as MDNNVYGIDIAKKSFEVVCLNDSGKSWVKSYSNTASGHCKFIEVLSQGDLCVMEASGPYYLSLAFSLHQHGIKLSVVNPLVIRRYSQMQLRRTKTDQQDARLIAQYGRDHRSFIKPWQPPAAIFLRLQQFLTSINLFQKQLQMLRNQFEAMDQVPIVDPLVRSQQLYLIEQLQASIKRLEQQMLSLSKEHCSQSYQSLMSIPGIGPKTACLLICITHDFSRFESAKQLVAYLGLCPRIFTSGSSVKGKERIVKMGQALARKYLYMGAFSTMKVNPLCQSMVENMKQKGKHHKVIRVAVAHKLLRQAFAVAKNRTQFNPNFI; from the coding sequence ATGGATAATAACGTATATGGAATCGACATTGCCAAAAAAAGCTTTGAAGTAGTCTGTCTTAATGATAGTGGGAAAAGCTGGGTAAAAAGCTATTCCAATACTGCTTCGGGCCATTGTAAATTTATCGAAGTCCTCTCTCAAGGAGATCTCTGTGTCATGGAAGCAAGTGGTCCCTATTATTTATCCCTGGCCTTTAGTTTACATCAGCATGGGATTAAACTAAGTGTAGTTAATCCCCTGGTCATTCGCCGCTACAGTCAGATGCAATTAAGGCGAACCAAGACCGATCAGCAAGACGCGCGCTTAATTGCTCAATATGGACGGGATCACCGAAGCTTTATTAAGCCCTGGCAGCCTCCAGCGGCTATTTTTCTCCGCTTACAGCAGTTTTTGACTAGCATTAACCTATTTCAAAAACAGCTCCAGATGCTTCGTAATCAGTTCGAGGCTATGGATCAAGTTCCCATAGTGGATCCTTTGGTAAGAAGTCAGCAGCTTTATCTGATTGAACAACTACAAGCTTCGATCAAGCGGCTGGAGCAACAGATGCTCAGCCTTAGTAAAGAGCATTGTTCACAAAGCTATCAGTCGCTTATGAGCATCCCAGGTATAGGACCTAAGACCGCTTGTTTGTTGATCTGTATTACCCATGACTTTAGCCGATTTGAGTCTGCCAAACAATTGGTCGCTTATTTGGGATTATGTCCTCGTATTTTCACATCGGGAAGCTCTGTAAAGGGAAAAGAGAGGATCGTAAAAATGGGGCAGGCCTTGGCAAGAAAGTATCTCTATATGGGAGCCTTTTCCACGATGAAAGTAAATCCTCTTTGTCAATCTATGGTAGAAAATATGAAACAAAAGGGTAAACATCATAAAGTCATTAGAGTCGCCGTTGCTCATAAACTCTTAAGGCAGGCTTTTGCTGTAGCTAAAAATAGAACTCAATTTAATCCCAATTTTATTTGA
- a CDS encoding VWA domain-containing protein, giving the protein MKRILSYLAYLPFVLAVLWAAKVYGGKLFESNDTHHLYVLESPAPTEVIAIQQPENPTPVEPVNTAPTHRLSNELSHIQVALLLDISGSMDGLIDQAKSKLWQVVNDLSDAHKAGSNANLEIALYAYGGDHLGAEKGYVRQLAPLSTDLDLISEKLFALKTNGGEEYCGKVIESAQFELDWSEKKDDLRMIFIAGNEPFNQGNVQYQQVCKVAKQKDILVNTIFCGNYMEGINTFWKHGADLTNGAYMNIDHNVQSVHIATPYDSEISTLNAELNDTYYSYSRSGAVMKERQITQDNNAAGYGSANMAKRAISKSKGAYKNSSWDLVDAVKEKKVKVEDLKKEELAPEFQSLDGDQLKQKIEELSTKRNDIQKKIVELDKKRKSYVAEQKKNKSEDQTLDAAMSKAIRDQAKSKNYKFKN; this is encoded by the coding sequence ATGAAAAGAATCCTAAGCTATCTCGCCTACTTACCATTTGTACTTGCCGTTCTTTGGGCCGCCAAAGTATATGGAGGAAAATTATTTGAGAGCAATGATACCCATCATCTTTATGTCCTAGAGTCTCCTGCTCCGACAGAAGTAATTGCGATTCAACAGCCAGAAAACCCTACACCCGTCGAGCCTGTAAATACTGCTCCTACCCATCGGCTAAGCAATGAACTTTCCCATATACAGGTTGCTTTGTTACTGGACATCAGTGGCAGTATGGATGGATTGATTGATCAGGCCAAGTCTAAGCTCTGGCAGGTCGTCAATGATTTGAGTGATGCCCATAAAGCAGGCTCAAACGCAAATTTGGAAATTGCCCTCTATGCCTATGGAGGAGATCATTTAGGTGCTGAAAAGGGCTACGTCAGGCAATTGGCTCCATTGAGTACAGACCTCGACCTCATTTCTGAAAAGCTCTTCGCCCTTAAAACCAATGGTGGAGAAGAATATTGTGGAAAGGTAATCGAAAGTGCTCAGTTTGAATTGGACTGGAGTGAGAAGAAAGATGATTTGCGTATGATTTTCATTGCCGGGAACGAACCCTTCAATCAGGGCAATGTACAGTATCAACAAGTTTGTAAAGTAGCCAAGCAGAAAGACATCCTCGTCAATACCATTTTCTGTGGAAACTACATGGAGGGCATAAATACCTTCTGGAAGCATGGAGCGGACCTGACGAATGGAGCTTATATGAACATCGATCACAATGTACAGTCTGTCCATATCGCGACTCCTTATGATTCTGAGATCTCTACCCTCAATGCTGAACTCAATGATACCTATTATTCCTATAGCCGCAGTGGAGCAGTGATGAAGGAAAGACAGATTACCCAGGATAATAATGCTGCTGGATATGGAAGTGCGAATATGGCGAAGCGGGCGATTTCGAAAAGTAAAGGGGCGTATAAAAATAGCAGCTGGGATTTGGTGGATGCTGTAAAGGAGAAGAAGGTAAAAGTAGAAGATTTGAAGAAGGAAGAATTGGCTCCTGAATTTCAAAGTCTTGATGGAGACCAGTTAAAGCAAAAGATCGAGGAACTCTCTACGAAAAGAAATGATATTCAGAAGAAGATTGTAGAGTTGGATAAAAAGAGAAAGTCCTATGTGGCTGAGCAAAAGAAAAACAAATCTGAGGATCAGACCCTGGATGCGGCCATGAGCAAAGCCATCCGTGATCAGGCAAAATCCAAGAATTATAAGTTCAAAAATTAA